GCTGGGTGTAGCTACCATCTTGGCGTTCTTCCATGCCATGCAGCCAACGGGCGGCGCGCTGCAATCCGGCATCGCCGTGCGAGAGAATCCCCGTACGACCGAGGCTGAAAATCAGAAACATTTCTGCTGTCCAGCGTCCAATACCTTTAACCGCAATCAGCGCCTTCATCACTTCCTGATCAGATAGCTCATCCAACCGTTCTAGCGGTAGCATCCCCTCCTGTACATGATGGCACAGATCGCGGATATAGCGGATTTTGAACATAGATACGCCAACTTCGCGTAGCTGCTCGTCGCTCAATTGGCTGATTGTATCGGCATTCATAGGATCGCCGCATAGCTCCACGACACGTCCCCAGATGGTGGCGGCAGCTTTGACAGACAATTGCTGTGAAATAATAGACGAGACGAGTGACATAAATGGATCGGCGCGCAGCGGAATATCCAGCGGTCCGATCAATTGGATCAATCGCCCTAGCACAGGATCGGCTTGCATCAGTTGGCGCATCTGCTCATGATCGAGAGAGAGCTGTAATGTAGCTGGCTTGCGATTAGTATGTGTATGATGTTCAGACATGTTGATGCCTCCTATATAGAGTTTGGTTGAAGAATGAGCATGTTCTTTTGGCGTACTTCTGACGAGAGGGCTTCTTGCTGGTTAATACGTTGATCATACCAATCAGCATCCATAGAGGTGCTCGGCACGAACGTTGTACTTTTATATTGTATCGTAAAAAGGAACGGCATACAGAACACGATCATACATCGAAAGACTCCTAATCTGCATAATACCTACAGAAATTAGGCATTACACTCTATGTCGCCGTAGCGCGGTTGACTGCATCCCAACAAATACAGTTCCTATATATCAATGAGAGTCAGAAGAAATTGTGAAAAACTAAGGATAATACCAAGGAGGTTATGAAATGGAAAGAGCTATTATCCCATTGTTTCAGCCAGCAATCTTACACGAAGCAGCAAAACGCTTCGGAATGAATATAGAGAAACTACACAATCTTCACGGTTTTCAAAACTTTGTGTTTGAATCGTTTGGACAGAACAAACCACTTATTTTGCGCATCGCGCATCAATCTCATCGCTCTGCTGAGATGGTGGAAGGAGAATTAGAGTGGGTGAACTATCTTTATGAACATGGAGTACCTTGTGCGAAACCAGTAGCTTCATTAGCTGGTAGATTTGTAGAATGTATTGAAATGAGTGATTCTTATTTTGTTGCATGTGCTTTTGAAAAGCTAGAGGGGCATATTCCTCCTTCATACGAAAACAATCCTGTTCTATACCAAGAATTAGGGGAAATAACTGGTAAAATTCATGCGTTATCGAAAAGCTATCGACCTTCATCACCAACACATAGACGGTATGAGTGGCATGATAATCATTATCTTCGTAGAGTGAAAAACTATGTTCCTATCGAATTGGAAATCGTTCACAAAAGATTTGAACAGCTTTTACAAGATCTACAGTCTTTACCCAAAAATAAAAATACATATGGACTGATCCATGGTGATATAAGTCTTGGGAATTTTCTTGTGAAGCAAGGAAGTGTATCCATAATCGACTTTGATGAGTGCGAATACGGTTGGTATATGAGTGACATAGCGATTGCACTTTTTTATGCGACTCCATTACCTAGTTGGAGAGGAGAAACAAAGCGTTTAGAAGTAGCGCGTCATTTCTACGAACATTTCATGGAGGGCTATAGCAGGGAGAATCATTTAGAAGCATATCAATTGAAATATCTACCGGTATTACTCAAATTACGCGAGATGGTGCTATTCTCTGCTATCTATCGTAGTTTGCATCCAGATTTGATGGACGATTGGACAAAAGATTACATTCGTTTTGCCAAAGAGAATATCGAGCAAAGCCGTCCTTATCTTTCTTTATAAGATATTAGGTATACGTTTTTAGTTTTTATATAGAAAGGGAGGGGATGTATGGGACGGATTGTCAATCCAAAGGCAACCGTTCATTTTGGAACGATTCGTGTGTTGACCTCCAGCCTAAACATTTGCGAGGTCTGCCATTATTGTCTGAATCGCCGCGTCTGGTACGTCAAAGGCGATTTCCATCGACATCGCCGTTCGTTAGGCATTTGTACTGTCTGGTAGAATCAGGTTTTTCGTTCCACTGAAAAGTATGAAAAAAGAAGCTTTTTCTCTGTATGGAGAAAAAGCTTCTTTTATTGAATCAGATGCTATATGGATTGGGTTATGGTTACTAGAAGCATTTGACCTAACATCCAAATATACAGCGTCTGACGCGGAATCAGTGAATGCTTTTCTTCTCGAAATTGCCGCCGATAACCTCGCTCACATGCTCAACAGCAAGGAAGGCAGTAGGATCGACATCGTGCACAATATTGCGCAGTTTGGCAAGCTCCAAACGGCTGACCACGCAGTAGATCATTTGCGTATCTTCGCCGGAATATCCGCCTCTAGCATACATGAATGTGGTGCTGCGACCGAGACGGTCCATGATCGCCTGCGAAATCTCATTGTATTCCTGCGAGATGATCGTAACCGATTTGGATTCTTCCAGACCCTCTACCACAATATCCATGACTTTTGCCGCGATATAGTAGGTGAAGATGGAGAACATTGCGGAATCCCAGCCGAATACAAAGCCTGCCGCGGTAAAGATGAAGATATTGATAATCATGACGATCTGACCGACCGGCATGTGGAACTTTTTGGAGAGCAGAATCGCTACAATCTCGGTTCCATCCAAGGAACCGCCGAAGCGAATAACAAGACCAATCCCGAAGCCGAGAATGACGCCGCCAAACATACTGGCGAGCATTTTGTCATCGGTGAGTGCCGGTACATGGTGCAGATAAGCGGTCATCGACGACATGACGGCGATACCGTATAGGGTAGATACAGCGAACGTTTTACCGATCTGTTTATACCCGATAATCAGAAACGGCACGTTGATAATGAAGATGAAGATACCGAGCTGGACTGTACTAAGCTCGGACAGGATAATCGAGATACCGGTAATACCGCCATCGATCACGCTGTTAGGGATCAGGAAAATTTCGAGTGCTACCGCCATCAGAACGGCGCCGGTCGTGATAAAGATAAACTTGGCTAGCAATTGGGTCAACGACATTTTACGGTGTTTTCTTGGCATACACAATCCTCATTTCCAGAATAGTTTGGCAGGATTGTTGATTAATTCCATAGCGCTGCGTGGAGTTCCGGATTACGAAAGTTACATCAGCGAACAAGTGACCGACCGCCGGATTACCGCAATATCTGTCTCTGTAGGGCTCCAATCTGTAACCGGAAGCGGCTTTATCGAACTACTCAACAAACATTTTATCTTTAAATTGTAATGATAATCTACCTATATAAATTATAGCATAAAAAATCGTGCAAACCCAATAAAACGCAAAATTTAATCGATTTTTTGCAAAAAAGCCAGATTTAACGAACAATTTACATTATATCGCAACAAGGCACGCAAAATATACGCCAATGTCGCAAAATCATATAAAAAAATCATATCGTCGGTACGTTGTCATGTACCAATGAGTCAAAAGGGGGGTTATACGATGTACGAGAAAGGGCTTTTTATTTATAACGGCAATGCTGGTTCGGTTGATGAGGGACAGCTGGGTATGGTGCTTGGTATTCTATCGCCTGAGCTGCCAGAGCTGAATGTACGGCGTACCTCTAAGCCGGGTGAAGCGAAGCAGATCTGTCGCGATTTGGGTGAGCAATATGATGTAGTGTATATTTTTGGCGGTGACGGTACAGTGCATGAGTGCATTAACGGTCTAGCCGATTTGGAGCATCCACCGGTGATCGGCGTACTGCCGGGTGGTACATGCAACGACTTTTCTCGCGCGCTGCTGATGCCGCAGCAGTTGCAGCGCGCGGCGGAGGCGTTGATCCTGCGCCATACACGAACACTGGATATTGGTACGGCGAACGGTCATTATTTTACGAATTTCTATGGGGTCGGGCTGATCTCGGAAACGTCGCAAAATATCAATACCGATATGAAGGGTGCATTTGGCAAGCTGAGTTATTTTCTGAGTACGCTGCAAACGGTGCGGACCGCGCAGCAATTTCATTTCCAGCTGGAGTATGACGAAGGAGAACTGTCCGGCGAAGCGGTGATGATCTATGCGGCAAATGGACGTTATCTCGGTACCAATCCATTGCCATTTCATGATGAGTCGTTACAGGATGGGCTGCTTGATGTGCTCGTGATCCGCGAAGCAGGATTGCCGCTGCTGCGCGAGCTGCTTAGCCGCAAGGTACCGGGAGAATGGACACCGCAAAATGACAATATTCAATATATCCGCACTTCGCGCCTGCATCTGATCACCGACAAGCCGATGGCAGCGGACACGGATGGAGAGATTTATTTGGAAACACCGGGCAAGCTGGGTGTGTTGCCGGGCAAGCTAACTTTTCTCGTCGGTGAACCGGGAGATGTCGGTGCATAATGGTGGCATGATGTGCACGTATTGAGCTTCCAGTAAATGACTGTGGAACATCCCGCGCGCTTCCCTCATAATAGAAACAAGCCGTATGGTATGCCGACAGTACGCTTCTCCGTATGAAGCCATTGCCGGAATCACATGCCTTCTGGATCGCCATTCGTCGCCATTGCTTGCTTTATAGCAACCGATTGCGACAGGCACAGCTGCGGACTGATTGAGCAAACAAACTGGGGGAATCAAACGCAATGTCACAGACCAAATCCGTATATTTTAACCATGATGCCGGTGTCGATGACCTGGTATCCCTGTTTATGCTGCTGCAAATGGACAATGTGCAATTGACCGGTGTATCGGTTATTCCAGCCGACGGTTACTTAGAGCCGGGCGCCGATGCCAGCCGCAAAATCATTGACCGTTTCGGTACGTATGCGCCTGAAACTGCCAAATCCAATTCGCGCGGTAAAAACCCATTTCCACCGGCATGGCGTATGCACACCTTTTACGTGGATGCGCTGCCGATCCTGAATGAATCCGGCAAAATGGAAGCGCCATTGTCGGAACTTCCAGCACATCGTCATATGATCCAACAACTGCTGCAAACCGAAGGCAAAACGACGCTGCTGTTCACTGGTCCGCTGACGGATCTAGCGCGCGCGCTAGACGAAGCACCAGAGATCGAGGAGAAGATCGAGAAGCTGGTTTGGATGGGCGGCGGCTTTGAACGTGGGAATGTCGATGAGCCAGAGCATGACGGTACTGCTGAATGGAATGTATTCTGGGACCCAGAAGCTGCGCATCGCGTATGGCAAAGCGGCATCGAGATTGATCTGGTTGCACTGGAAAGCACAATCAAAGTTCCACTGGATCTGAAGATCCGCAAACGCTGGTCGTCGGAGCGTCGGTACGAGGGTGTAGATTTCCTCGGTAACTGTTACGCTTGTTGTCCGCCGCTTGTGCATATGGAGAACAACTCCACATATTATTTCTGGGATGTGCTGACGACGCTATCGATTGGCAAGCCAGAGCTGGTTAGCAAAAAAACGATCGACTGCGTCGTTATCCCTGATGGTCCATCACAAGGCAGAACGGTGGAGCAGGCAGATGGTCGTCCAGTCAATCTGGTATACGATACTGATCCAGAAGCATTTGCCGACTATATGATCGAATTGGCAAAAAAATCTGCACCAGCGCGTTACTGATCCAGAAGCGGGTGTGCGGTTGAAGATGCCGCAGGCGCGTGTCCATTGCGTCTCGTCTTTCTCCGTAGCCCGCTGATCGTCCTACGTGATCATTGGTTTGCATGTTTACATGTAATGTTCGCTTTTGGAGCATAATCTGAATTTTAAAATGATATTGTCTTGCTTGTACCGATTCATTTATGTATAATAACAGGGTCAGTACACGACAATGTACGACATTTTCCGGCGAAGGTGATAACATGAATCCTCTCCCTCTGGACCATAATGAGTCCAAGAAACGGATGGCACAGCTGTATAACGAAGTATCCAAGGAGCTATTCGGTTACGGAACGACGCTGCTGCGTGTGACCGTGGAGGATGGACTGATTACCTTTCAAGCACGACACCGACGCTCACCGCGCTCGGCAGCGCTGGAAGGGGAAGACCTTGCGCTCAAGCAGGAAGTGGATTTTCGCTTATCAATGGTATACAAGCGCAAATTCCGCGAAAAGCTAGAGCAGGACATGCAATTGAATATTGAAGCGATTTTGCGTGACTATGACGCGCCGACCCAGTGGGCATTTACGAATGTGATTCTGGTGAAGCAGCCTCAGGCGTAAGAACGCTTTGCGCTATGTTGATCTGGCTGGCGGATTTCCCTTTTTGATCTATCTTAAAGGTTGACCGCATGGCACAGGCTGCAACGGGTACCGCTTTTCCTTTGTTTATCGAAGAAAAGTGTTCTTGTTCTCTGACAAGAATACTTTTCTTTTTTGTTTTTTACAGGCAAGCCGATTGATCATTTTAAAGGGGGATTTGACAATGTTCAAAAAGACGTGGATGAGTGGAATACTAGCGCTGTCGCTGGCTGGAGTAGGATTGGCTGGTTGCGGCACGACGATTGACGGACCCGGAGGCAGCACAAGCAGCAGCTCTGGCAGCAGTGACGGCAAGCCGAAGCTGGTGATCTCGACATGGGGCTTCTCCGAGGATTTTCTGCAACAATCGGTATTTGAACCGTTTGAAAAGGAGCATAACGTCGACATTGTGCTGGAGACAGGCAATAACGCCGAGCGTCTGAACAAGATTCGTCAAGGCAGCTCCAACGTCGATCTGATCTACCTGTCTGATTATTACGCACAGCAGGGCATCGACGAAGGTCTGTTTGACACCATCGATCGCAGCAAAATTCCGAACATCAACAACATTTATGACATTGCCAAAGCGCCAAATGGTGACCAGTACGGTCCTGCCTATACCGTCGCGCAACTCGGGATCGCTTATAACCCAGATATGGTCAGCGGCGAAGTGAAATCATGGTCCGATCTGTGGAAACCGGAATTCAAAGGCAATCTGACCATGCCAGCTATTACCGCCACTGCTGGTCCGATGATGGTGGATGCCGCTTCCCGTACTGCAGGCGACAAGCAATTTAACGAGGACGCTGCATTTACCCAACTGACCAAGCTGAATGACAGTGTAGTCAAATACTACAGTCAGACCTCCGAATACGTGAATATGATCGGTCAAGGCGAGATCGCTGGTGGACCGATTATGGAAATGTACTTTAAAGATATTCAAGCAGCCGTACCAAACGCCAAATTCGTCTCACCAGAAGATGGCGGGTATGCAGTCATCAACACCGTGAACATCGTCAAAGGCAGTGCCAACAAAGAACTGGCAGAAGAATTCATCGACTGGCAGCTGGGCAAGGATGTACAGGAAGCCTCCGCCAAAGCAAAGGTCGATTCCCCAGTCAATACGCAAGTGGTACTGACCGACGAGGAAGCACAGGGACTGACATATGGTGCTGACGTGATCGAAAGCCTACGCAAGCTCGATATGAAATTCGTCAACGACAATATGCCAACATGGACCGACCGTTGGAACCGTGAAATCGGCGGCTGATAGATCGCGCTGATCCTACTATGGAAAGGATGAACCTGCAACCCATGAATACGCAAAGCAGCAAACGTACCGTCATCATGGATGTGGATACTGGAATTGACGACGCACTTGGTATCATGCTTGCCGTCGGTAGTGGCGACTGCGACATCCTCGGCATTACGACTGTGAATGGCAATGTCTCACTGGAACAGGCAACGAACAATACGTTGAAAATCACGCAGCTGATCCAGCATAACGAGATTCCCATCTATCGCGGTGCCAACGCACCGCTGGTGCGCAAGCCAACATTTGAACATGCCGTGCATGGCAATGATGGAATCGGCGGCGCACTGCGAGACATGGATGTGCAGCGAGGAACCGAGGCACAGCCTGCGCATGAGTTTATTATTGAGCAGGTGATGAAACATCCCGGCGAAATCACTCTGATCATGACCGCACCGCTGACCAACTTAGCACGCGCTCTGCTGTGTCAGCCCGACCTGCCACAATATGTGCGCGAGGTGGTCATCATGGGCGGCGCAGTCAACGAATACGGCAACATCACACCAACTGCCGAATACAACATCTACGTCGATCCCGAAGCCGCCAAACAAGTTTTCGCCGCCGGATTCCAGAATATTGTACTTGTTCCGCTCGACGTCACTCGGCGTGTACTGCTCGACCGCAACCATCTGGCTGCTCTCGCACGCACCGCCAAACCGGATATCGCTGCCTACGTCCGCCAAAGCACATCCGACTATATGCAGCGCTACGAACAACGCAACGGCGTACAAGCCTGCGCCATGCACGACCCACTAGCCGTAGCCGCCGCCCTAAAACCCGACCTGCTAGGCACAACCGCCTACCACGTCGACGTCGAAACCAATAGCGACCTCTGCGACGGTCAAACCGTCTGCGATTTCCAAAACCGCTTGGGCAAACAACCCAACATTCAAGTCGCCCTAACCGTAGACCATATCGAATTCTTCCACTACTTCCTAAGCGCTCTAAGCAGGTTGTAGTATCTAGACACAACTAACAAATCAAACTGTAAGACCCAAAGCGCAGTGATTTTAATCTCTACCTTGCCCCACCACCCAAAGTGGGATTCAGCACAGAGCGGAGGGAAGGGAATAGGGGATAAGGACGACCTTGGAACGCGGGAATCTACAGTTTTCATAAACCATTCGTAGATTCCCGCGTTCCACCGGAGGACGTTCCCCTATCCCTTCCCGCAGCGGACGCCCTGCAATCCCACCAACCACCAACTAAATTAAAACTCAAGGAGCGCCCATGACCAAATCAAGGCACATCTACTGGCTGCTCCTGCCCGGTCTGCTATTCTTGACCGTCTTCATGCTGGTGCCGATCATTCTGACGATCGGGTCCACCTTTGTACAGGAAGGCAGACCGACGCTGGACGGCTATCTGCATTTTTTCAAAGACGCGTACTTCAACAAAATTCTGCTGACCACACTCAAAGTCAGCCTGCTTACCACGTTAATCTGCATCGTGCTTGGCTATCCAGTCGCCTTTTACATATCCCGGCTGGGCAAACGTCCGAAGGCAATTTTGCTGGCACTGTCGATTTTCCCATTGCTGACCAGCCCGGTTGTGCGCTCGTTCAGCTGGATGATCATACTCGGTCGTAACGGACTGGTGAACCAGTTTCTGACCGGCATCGGTATCGTCGATAAGCCACTAGAGATTCTGTACACGCCGTCAGCGATGATTATCGGTATGGTACATCTGTTCCTGCCGCTCATCATCATCACGCTAGTCGGTGTGATGGAGAATGTTGACTATGAACTGATCCGCGCCGCGGAAAGCTTGGGTGCATCCCGCTTGACCGCATTGCGCAAAATTCTGTTCCCGCTCACCATTCCGGGGCTGATCATCGGCAGTGTGCTTGTATTCGTCGGCAGTCTGACTGCGTATACAACGCCTGCGCTGCTCGGCGGCAAGGAGCGGGTCATTTCGACCTTTCTGTATCAAAATGCGATGACCTTAAACGACTGGTATCTGGCGTCCGTCATCGCTACTATCATGATTGTTATTACACTGATCATTGTTGCCCTGATGAACAAGGCAGCCGTGAAATTGAATCCGAAGGGGTGAGCCTAGTATGAAAGAACGACATTACGGACTGGCGATTTTCAGCACGCTTGTGTTTGTGTTTCTGCTAGGACCGCTCGTTATTATCTCGGTAACCTCATTTGGTCCGGGTACGGTACTCAAGTTTCCGCCAGACGGCTTCTCGCTGAAATGGTATCAAAATATCTGGCACGTCAGCATGTTCCCAAAAACATTCGTCACCTCGATCATTATCTCGCTGCTCGGCAATCTGCTGGCACTCGTGCTTGGTATTCCAGCGGCATATGCACTCAGCCGCTATCGGTTCAAGGGACGCGATCTACTGAATGCGATCTTCCTCTCGCCAGTGCTGATTCCCGGTATCGTGCTTGGCTTTACCATGCTCAAATATGTGCTGGTGATGTATCATCTGCCGATTTATACCGGTCTGCTAGTCGGGCATACGGTCATCATGATGCCGTTTATTATTCGGGTGGTCGGTTCCAGTCTGTCGAGCTTTGACTTTGCCATTGAAGAGGCGGCGATCAGCCTCGGCGCAGGTCGGATCGAAACCTTTTTCAAGGTGGTACTGCCGAATATTCGCTCCGGCATTATGGCGGCGGTCTTGATCGCTTTCTTGGAATCGTTCAACAATGTGGACATTTCGGTCTTTATGACAGGTCCGGGAATCAGTACATTGCCGATCCAGATGCTGACCTATGTACAAAATTACTTTGACCCGACGATTGCAGCCATCTCGGTTGTATTGATGCTGCTGACTGTACTGCTCATGTTCGGAATTGAACGACTGATGGGCGGGCTGTCCTACTTTACCAAACGCTGACGTATCGGTTGGGAACGATATGAAGATATAGAAGCAAACCGGCTTGCAACGCTGCCGGATTACATCGAATGGAGGCATACGGCTATGGCATTACTCAGCTTGGAACAGGTATCGGTGGCGTATGACAACCACCTGATCCTTGAACATTTTGATCTGGAACTGGCAGAGGGCAAGCTGCTGTCCCTGCTCGGTCCGAGCGGCTGCGGCAAAACGACAACCCTGCGTCTCATCGCTGGATTTCTGGAAGCGAAGGATGGCAAGTTTTTGTTCAACGGACGCGATTATACTAGGTTGCCGGTGAGTAAACGGAATTTTGGCTTTGTTTTTCAAAACTATGCGCTGTTCCCACATCTGTCGGTGTACGATAACGTTGCCTTTGGTCTGCGACTGCGCAAGCTGAAGGAAGCAGACGTGAAAGCCAAAGCGCTACGCATGCTGGAAATCGTCAATCTGAACGGATTTGAGAAACGGTTTCCACAGGAGCTGTCTGGTGGGCAACGTCAACGGGTAGCGATTGCGCGGGCGTTGGTAATTGAGCCGGATCTGCTGCTGTTCGACGAGCCGCTTAGCAATCTGGATGCGAATCTGCGTGTCACGATGCGGGTGGAGATTCGCCGCTTGCAGCAGGAGCTGGGCATGACCGCGGTGTACGTATCACATGATCAGGAAGAATGCTTCTCCATTTCCGACAGTGTAGCAATTATGAATGCAGGTCGGATTGAGCAGCTAGGCGCTCCGTCGGACATTTACCAGTATCCGAAAACGGAATACGTGGCTCGGTTTATCGGGTTTAATAATTTTCTCGTATTCAGCGGTACACGTCAGGGTTTACAAGGATTGGAGTGGACAGCGGGCGAATATGGCTTTGCCGCTACCCTACAGCCCGGACAATCGACAGCAGATCAGTACAAAGGTGCGATTCGTCCTGACGATCTGCAACTGACTACAGCAGAACAGGCATCGCTGACAGCAACGAATAATACGCTACCGGGTGTAATCAAAGTCAGTACCTATCTGGGGCGCAGCTACCAGTACGAGGTGGAGACACCGCTCGGTATGTTCACTGTGAATCAGGAGATGGATGCGCCGCTGGCACCGGGGATGCAGGTTGGGGTTCATTTTCCGGCAGACAAGATCGTGATGGTGA
The sequence above is drawn from the Paenibacillus sp. JQZ6Y-1 genome and encodes:
- a CDS encoding DNA-3-methyladenine glycosylase family protein yields the protein MSEHHTHTNRKPATLQLSLDHEQMRQLMQADPVLGRLIQLIGPLDIPLRADPFMSLVSSIISQQLSVKAAATIWGRVVELCGDPMNADTISQLSDEQLREVGVSMFKIRYIRDLCHHVQEGMLPLERLDELSDQEVMKALIAVKGIGRWTAEMFLIFSLGRTGILSHGDAGLQRAARWLHGMEERQDGSYTQQHEINWTAYPTAASIYLWEAINIGWVDSGKRFADYDVPNDSTS
- a CDS encoding phosphotransferase enzyme family protein, with protein sequence MERAIIPLFQPAILHEAAKRFGMNIEKLHNLHGFQNFVFESFGQNKPLILRIAHQSHRSAEMVEGELEWVNYLYEHGVPCAKPVASLAGRFVECIEMSDSYFVACAFEKLEGHIPPSYENNPVLYQELGEITGKIHALSKSYRPSSPTHRRYEWHDNHYLRRVKNYVPIELEIVHKRFEQLLQDLQSLPKNKNTYGLIHGDISLGNFLVKQGSVSIIDFDECEYGWYMSDIAIALFYATPLPSWRGETKRLEVARHFYEHFMEGYSRENHLEAYQLKYLPVLLKLREMVLFSAIYRSLHPDLMDDWTKDYIRFAKENIEQSRPYLSL
- a CDS encoding ABC transporter ATP-binding protein — encoded protein: MALLSLEQVSVAYDNHLILEHFDLELAEGKLLSLLGPSGCGKTTTLRLIAGFLEAKDGKFLFNGRDYTRLPVSKRNFGFVFQNYALFPHLSVYDNVAFGLRLRKLKEADVKAKALRMLEIVNLNGFEKRFPQELSGGQRQRVAIARALVIEPDLLLFDEPLSNLDANLRVTMRVEIRRLQQELGMTAVYVSHDQEECFSISDSVAIMNAGRIEQLGAPSDIYQYPKTEYVARFIGFNNFLVFSGTRQGLQGLEWTAGEYGFAATLQPGQSTADQYKGAIRPDDLQLTTAEQASLTATNNTLPGVIKVSTYLGRSYQYEVETPLGMFTVNQEMDAPLAPGMQVGVHFPADKIVMVNL
- a CDS encoding diacylglycerol/lipid kinase family protein; translation: MYEKGLFIYNGNAGSVDEGQLGMVLGILSPELPELNVRRTSKPGEAKQICRDLGEQYDVVYIFGGDGTVHECINGLADLEHPPVIGVLPGGTCNDFSRALLMPQQLQRAAEALILRHTRTLDIGTANGHYFTNFYGVGLISETSQNINTDMKGAFGKLSYFLSTLQTVRTAQQFHFQLEYDEGELSGEAVMIYAANGRYLGTNPLPFHDESLQDGLLDVLVIREAGLPLLRELLSRKVPGEWTPQNDNIQYIRTSRLHLITDKPMAADTDGEIYLETPGKLGVLPGKLTFLVGEPGDVGA
- a CDS encoding ABC transporter permease — encoded protein: MTKSRHIYWLLLPGLLFLTVFMLVPIILTIGSTFVQEGRPTLDGYLHFFKDAYFNKILLTTLKVSLLTTLICIVLGYPVAFYISRLGKRPKAILLALSIFPLLTSPVVRSFSWMIILGRNGLVNQFLTGIGIVDKPLEILYTPSAMIIGMVHLFLPLIIITLVGVMENVDYELIRAAESLGASRLTALRKILFPLTIPGLIIGSVLVFVGSLTAYTTPALLGGKERVISTFLYQNAMTLNDWYLASVIATIMIVITLIIVALMNKAAVKLNPKG
- a CDS encoding nucleoside hydrolase, which produces MSQTKSVYFNHDAGVDDLVSLFMLLQMDNVQLTGVSVIPADGYLEPGADASRKIIDRFGTYAPETAKSNSRGKNPFPPAWRMHTFYVDALPILNESGKMEAPLSELPAHRHMIQQLLQTEGKTTLLFTGPLTDLARALDEAPEIEEKIEKLVWMGGGFERGNVDEPEHDGTAEWNVFWDPEAAHRVWQSGIEIDLVALESTIKVPLDLKIRKRWSSERRYEGVDFLGNCYACCPPLVHMENNSTYYFWDVLTTLSIGKPELVSKKTIDCVVIPDGPSQGRTVEQADGRPVNLVYDTDPEAFADYMIELAKKSAPARY
- a CDS encoding ABC transporter substrate-binding protein produces the protein MFKKTWMSGILALSLAGVGLAGCGTTIDGPGGSTSSSSGSSDGKPKLVISTWGFSEDFLQQSVFEPFEKEHNVDIVLETGNNAERLNKIRQGSSNVDLIYLSDYYAQQGIDEGLFDTIDRSKIPNINNIYDIAKAPNGDQYGPAYTVAQLGIAYNPDMVSGEVKSWSDLWKPEFKGNLTMPAITATAGPMMVDAASRTAGDKQFNEDAAFTQLTKLNDSVVKYYSQTSEYVNMIGQGEIAGGPIMEMYFKDIQAAVPNAKFVSPEDGGYAVINTVNIVKGSANKELAEEFIDWQLGKDVQEASAKAKVDSPVNTQVVLTDEEAQGLTYGADVIESLRKLDMKFVNDNMPTWTDRWNREIGG
- a CDS encoding nucleoside hydrolase → MNTQSSKRTVIMDVDTGIDDALGIMLAVGSGDCDILGITTVNGNVSLEQATNNTLKITQLIQHNEIPIYRGANAPLVRKPTFEHAVHGNDGIGGALRDMDVQRGTEAQPAHEFIIEQVMKHPGEITLIMTAPLTNLARALLCQPDLPQYVREVVIMGGAVNEYGNITPTAEYNIYVDPEAAKQVFAAGFQNIVLVPLDVTRRVLLDRNHLAALARTAKPDIAAYVRQSTSDYMQRYEQRNGVQACAMHDPLAVAAALKPDLLGTTAYHVDVETNSDLCDGQTVCDFQNRLGKQPNIQVALTVDHIEFFHYFLSALSRL
- a CDS encoding YitT family protein, translating into MPRKHRKMSLTQLLAKFIFITTGAVLMAVALEIFLIPNSVIDGGITGISIILSELSTVQLGIFIFIINVPFLIIGYKQIGKTFAVSTLYGIAVMSSMTAYLHHVPALTDDKMLASMFGGVILGFGIGLVIRFGGSLDGTEIVAILLSKKFHMPVGQIVMIINIFIFTAAGFVFGWDSAMFSIFTYYIAAKVMDIVVEGLEESKSVTIISQEYNEISQAIMDRLGRSTTFMYARGGYSGEDTQMIYCVVSRLELAKLRNIVHDVDPTAFLAVEHVSEVIGGNFEKKSIH
- a CDS encoding DUF2294 domain-containing protein, yielding MNPLPLDHNESKKRMAQLYNEVSKELFGYGTTLLRVTVEDGLITFQARHRRSPRSAALEGEDLALKQEVDFRLSMVYKRKFREKLEQDMQLNIEAILRDYDAPTQWAFTNVILVKQPQA
- a CDS encoding ABC transporter permease; the encoded protein is MKERHYGLAIFSTLVFVFLLGPLVIISVTSFGPGTVLKFPPDGFSLKWYQNIWHVSMFPKTFVTSIIISLLGNLLALVLGIPAAYALSRYRFKGRDLLNAIFLSPVLIPGIVLGFTMLKYVLVMYHLPIYTGLLVGHTVIMMPFIIRVVGSSLSSFDFAIEEAAISLGAGRIETFFKVVLPNIRSGIMAAVLIAFLESFNNVDISVFMTGPGISTLPIQMLTYVQNYFDPTIAAISVVLMLLTVLLMFGIERLMGGLSYFTKR